From a region of the Chlamydiota bacterium genome:
- the grxD gene encoding Grx4 family monothiol glutaredoxin: MSHPLHQKIDEKIKSNPVLIFMKGTPEEPQCGFSAKACEVLKAAGVKNLVGVNVLADDALWEALEDYTQWPTVPQIFIHGNFIGGCDIVTEMYERGELQEMLKEEGHQ, from the coding sequence ATGTCTCATCCCCTTCATCAAAAAATAGACGAAAAAATAAAATCAAATCCTGTTCTTATATTTATGAAAGGAACTCCAGAAGAACCCCAATGTGGATTTTCTGCAAAGGCTTGTGAAGTTTTGAAAGCAGCCGGAGTGAAAAATCTCGTAGGAGTGAATGTCCTGGCCGATGACGCACTTTGGGAAGCCTTGGAGGATTACACCCAGTGGCCAACCGTTCCTCAGATTTTTATTCATGGAAATTTCATCGGCGGCTGCGACATTGTTACTGAAATGTATGAACGCGGAGAACTTCAGGAGATGCTGAAGGAAGAGGGGCATCAATAA